The Hirundo rustica isolate bHirRus1 chromosome Z, bHirRus1.pri.v3, whole genome shotgun sequence genome contains the following window.
AAGCCCACTTGGCCCTCTGTATTACTGAGTTGCAGAGTTACTGGAGAAGTGGATATTCTGCTGCATGGGATTGCAGATAAATAGGCATGACTAAAGGGATGAAAATGAGAGCATGGTGTCTAGAATTTGTAGAGagcttttgtttcattctgCAAAGGCAAAGTGTGTTCAAGTACATGCCAGCCAGGGAAAAATGGCAAAGGAGACTTAAGTCCAGGCGGTATATATTTGCCATCTCCCATAGACTTCTCAAATAAGTAGCGCCATTTCAGCCACCACATAGCCCAAAGCTGTGCTAGTTTCCTAGCCTTTTAGTTCTACCACTAACATCCTAGTGGACAACTATGTTTCCTATAGTTTCctaagtttttttgttgttctttttctgctgaatcTGGTGTTCAGGTAGACTCACATGTGTTCTGACTAATGTGATATGTTTATCTATACAGTGAAGAACTCACTGGTTTGTGTCATCCTGGCAAAAAGCTTCTTTTGCTGTACTTTACTTTCAGTTCTCAAATCAATAGGACACCTTGTTCAGTAAAACTCTCAGGCACATGCTTTACTTTTCACATGTGCTGGATATGTCAATGAGAGTCTAGCACATGCTGAAGGCAACTTTTGCTGGGATTACCATAAGCATACGCTTGAACAATTTACTGAATTGGGACTTTTGTTCCTCAGGCTTGCATCTCACAAATTTTCCTTGatgtatttctctttatttaacTAGGACCTGAATGTGGCCCAAAGGATGAGTGTAGTTtggctgaaattctttttctcttgacaGGGTTCTTATTTAGAGCTCAGTAATACCTGTAAAACAGATGTTCTCATTTTCAGAATCCCCAGAGTCTaggaaaaacatttgttttccacATCAATCCTGAGTCAATTCTGTGCCAACTgaacacacaagaaaaaaattgaaagtatAGAAGAGGCAGAGTGACCTTGACTAAACTGATAGGAATTCAGTGCAAAACAGGCCATTTGCCTCTGTCTGCATGGATGCAAGTGCTCCAGCACTGACAGCATCCTTGTCCATCACTAGTCAATGACGTCAAGACTGTCACTGGCCATATAAACACTGGTATCAAATAGTCACACATGGGTCACTAGGGCTGCAACCCACATGGTGAGCTTGCCTTCATAAAAGGGCTCTGCATCAGCCTTGCCTCTCTCAACCAAGTAATGGAGTTGATAAAGGTGAGTAGAAATAAACTCCATACATTTGCTTTGTCCTTCCTACATGCCTAAACTTTTTAGCTATTCAGCAAATCAAGTTCTTCTCTGAAAGGCCTTTCTGTGTCCAAGAGTAAGCCTTACTCCAACAGCAACTCTAACAAGGTATTTCTAGAAGCTTGTCAGGGTTCTTtccaaggaagagaaaaatgggaagaaaattgaggggaaacaaaagaataaatcaTGTATTAGAAATCAACATTAAGAAATAGAGGTGAAAACTGATTGCACTTTTATTAGTGGCATTTGTTTTCCAGCTAGATCTCTTCCTTGCTTGATTACAGATACCTATTATATTTGCCTCattaacataaaataattttttcttttttttctttttttctttttttctttttttttcttttttttcttttttttttcttttttttttttttttcctttccctttcttgttTAAATAGAGTATTGGGTTCAAAGCCTCAGCTAACTTAAACCCATTTCCTAAGGGATAACTAGAACAATTAATAtctggaaaataatgaaatggcAGCTCCTAGTGATTACAAGCTGACCTCTGATTAATAATATATTTGGTTTTAAATCACAGTATTACTTTCTTTCTATAAGTAACATTATTTAATGCAGGttgacttttttgttgttgttgtttgtttgtttgtatgttttttgTTATTCTGTTGTAATTAATAGTAGCATGCTGTTGGATCTACTATTATCACTATTATCCCAATGCTCAAAGAAGCAAACCTTTTGGCTGGCAGAGAGCAGACAAAACTCATCTCATATattgaaagcaaataaaagttCTCATATAAgaattcttttattattttttttccttttttaatttttttttttttcttttttctttctgactctgtatgtgtgtgtatatgtgtgtttttctggCGGAGTAGGGTGGGGGTGCCATTACAGGGCTTTCTGATTTGGAGACTCTACAGCAAGCGACCAGAGGGACTTCTGCAATTCTTGCAAATCATACATCCAGTCATTATAATGCAGTGCACAAAAAAGCTAGGACAACTGAGGGCTAAAAGGTTTTGCAAAATACTATGGGACAGCCATCATTGTAACTATACAAAACTTGCTCTCAACTTAACATAACATAAAGGCACCATTGATatctttccccatttttgaaatactgtaaaaaattGCTACATATGGCACATAACACATTTGTACATACGTATATTTAAGTtataaaagtttcttttcctctcctgttttcTATCAGCGGaattgctaaaataaaataaattgtttaatTTAAAGGTGGAATACttcattatataaaataaagttttacaTGTGAATCTAtgtgttttatgttttataCAGCAATAGGGTCTTGGTTAGCTATCACACTGGACAACCTTGCTTGTAACTCTTCTGGGGTGGAGAAGCGATTTGCCGGGTTAGTCCTGGCTTCAGCCAGCCGGAAGGCAGAGGCTGGCTCCAGACTGGCTGGCCCAGGGTTCGGTACGCTCAGAAATGGTGTATCCTCGCCTATTCTCTCATCCTCGGTTTCggtctcagagctgctgctctcagagctTGTGTCAGAGTCCACTTCCACCCTGCTGGAAATGTGGCCATTGGGCTTTGTTCTTTTGACCCTCCGGCTGTTGGTGAGTTTCTTTGGAGGCTCCTGTGCTGGTTCGTACTCCTGCGTGGTCTCGTACTCCTCATCCTCCACAATCCGCAGAGGACTTGGTGGCAGGCTGTTGCTCTCATGGGTGGCATTGTGGTGAAAGGAGTTGAATTGCTGGAGGTGGTGGTCATACTTCTCATGCAGTTGCAGCGGAGTCACCAGGAGCAGTGGTCGCTCCTCTTCTATGAAGGGACTCACCGCCACTGAAGGGATGGAGACGGTCAAGCTGGAAGCCGGTGGTGACATTGTGGAGGGGCGGGACTTGGGAGAAGTTGGAGTGTGAAAATCAACAGGTGACATGCGAGCTGGTGTGGTCATAGCTGAGACATACCTAAAGAAAAGAGACAGGAAGAGGTTGCGAGCCCAGGAGGAGTGGTGACCTGTGAACGTGGCAGCTCATGTGGATGAGGAGAGAAATAGTAGGGATCTCTTAGGAtcctcagcatcctcacagAGGGCTACTAAAGAACCTTTCCTGTTCCTATTATTCCTATAAAATGCTGACTTCTGGGACTCTGGGCAAAAACATTTGAAAGCAGGAGGAGTGCAGCAAAACTCCCAGATCTCAGCCCTCGAGATGCTATAAATTTTTTGCCAGAATAACTTTCTGGAATGTATCCAGGAATGGGATTCAGAGACAGACAGGCTGCcagaaacaaaatgcatttgcaaGTATTttctcaaaaggaaaacagctgctgcaCTTCTGGAAGGATTTGACCAGAATCTGGGGCACATGCAAACAGgcagggggaaagaaaggaagggaactGAAGGATGGTTCTCTTGGGGCTTCACCCTCTTCTGGCAACCAAACTGTCTCAGGCTAAGGAGGAAAGTAATGTTTGGATTAAATCTAGAGCCAGATTCTGCTACTTTTGATCACCAAGGGTAGTCAGAGAAGCATTTGTAACACCATCCCAGGAGTTTTTGCTGCTTCACTCCTTGGGTGCTAGTTACCCTGGCTGGTAGATCTATCTGCAAAGAAGCACAGCATACCATTTGTCTTCTTTTGGGAACAAATGCTGAAAGACAACGATTGTCTGGCCTAGTGCCCATGATCTCTCTGCAAAATCTTCCCTGTTCTTGTGAGAAGGGTAGTGGTCAGAAGTGATTTCTGAAAATGGTGCCATTACAGGGTTTGTcccaaagaaacagaacaaaaaatgcaaaggtCTCAACTAGTTTTAATCAGTAGACACGCTATGAGGTCATGTGGATTCATGCCAGGTGAGGATCTGCCTAAAATCACTTGATCAGAAGCACAGTGCCCAGCATGATGCTTTGCATGGTCTagctttgtttttaatcttATCCTAAATTCACCTACCTGAATTTCATCTGTGTCTAAAGTTAAAATCATTCTAAGCTCCATTACAGGCCCATTGAGAAAAGCTATATGTATATGATTGATGTAGTTATTTAGTTTTCCATTACTGGTTTATTTATCTGAGCCTGAAATGaccaaaataaaactgaatcCAGCTTTCTTATTCAATCTATGACTCAGTTGCACACATTACACTTGATAAAAATGGAGTTgcagcaaaaaggagaaaatgggaCAGATTCTGGACAGACATGCAGTAGCATAAATTGATTTCACTAGAGGCGCATTGATTGTACATTGATTTACAGGAACTGAGGAGCGAGAGAATGGAATAAACCAAACCTAGAGTTATACATGGGAATTAATCAAGTTGGTTGAGCAAAGGGCAATGAATAGATCTGTGCATTGGATGAATTAActaattttttctccttccatgaCTGAGCTTTTAATCCCTTTCACATTTCTAATATGCATTGTCTGAAAAACTGAAGCCTTTCTACTTTCTCAGCTGTTGGCATGTATGTCTTTATGGCACACTAGATTTTAGCTAGACTGGTTCTGTTAACACATTGAGTTGGTTAAATGTGTTCAATGTACTGTGCAGGCTTTCAACAGTGTTAAGTTTACTCATACTGGAATGTTGTGCATTCACATGTTTCTGGTCTATTCCCTCACACCCTAAAAGGGCAGTGCTAACTAGTTGCTGTCTGCAACCTCAGGCTCAGGAGCTGAACTCGAGCAGTTCTAGCCCACCCTGAAAGGAAAGTTAAAAGGTGATTGACTTATCCAGCTTCATGGCCAACTATGCTGGCTCAGTGAAAGGGGATCAGAGCATACCCATGGCCATACAGCACACATTAACTGGTTATATGCTGCCAGCTTCATCATATAGTGCAGACTTTTGTGCAGAGACAATGTTTTTTGACCTCTCCGGTAAGACAGCTAAGGACATCCAAGATAAAACTGCATGTGCCCTCTGCTTGTGTACACTGGTGGCAGGGCATGGGATCCAGCAAGTGGATGGGGCAACGCAAAAGAACACCTTGTAATGTCTGttcaatttaatttgaaaattgaGGGAGTACAGCCTTGGTCTACCAATTCACAGTACAGCAACATTTGATGGCTTTGGGAAGTAATTTGTCAGCCTCTACATTCCTTTATGTTTCTGAGTAATTTTTAGTTCCAAATAACTCTCACTTTCTCCCTTGTATACACACAAGCCATCTCAGGAACAATTGGCCATGTATTTCCTGCTTGCTTAAAATAGACTAGGCCTCCAATTAATGCCCAGGGAACTATCATCTCCCACATTCCAAATCTGTGATTGCTTGAGGCACAAGCTAAGCTGTCAATGCCTGATGAATTATcacagaaattctgcttttgaacCAATAGTACAAACTTCAAGAGACAATAATTGATGAAATaccctttttcttctcagagaaacaaaaaggaatatgctctcctctctctcctccccccCACAATTAAATCTAAACAGTTCGTATTAGAGTGATGCTCTGGGTGTCCCATGCAATGCAGGCAGATTGCAGGAATGGTCTTCACTTCTCACATGCAGATGCCCAAATATACTAAGCTGTAATACTCACATGATCCAGCAAAGCACTTAAACACGTGCTGAGCTCCACCCATGTGAGTAATCTTGCAGATATCAGTGGGCCTACTTGCATGATTAAAAGATAATCTTGTCAAAGTGCTCTGCTGGATTGGAGCCATGGTTGTTTATGTCATGTGAGCCACGTATCTTGAAATTAAATCCCATGGTAAATAAcacataatttttaatgagTGGGCTAGCTTATAGTCCTTACTGGTACTACACTTAGGGTCCCTCCTTTAGTGGgccctcttcctgctgcttagCAGTTGTTTGTACGGCAGAGCTAGTAACACAGAAATGGTGTTTGCTCTACTTGCACATTCACTTCTCTGAAAACTACAATTTGTCTCCTACTCAACTTAGTCTCCCTGGGGATTGCCTGGTTGCATTTTTGGCATCATGGACACTCCAAAAGGCCAAATCCCTTCTGATTTAGAAGAGCTCAGAGAGCTGGTCCAtaaccttttgttttcctttttcttctgcctaCAATTCCTGGGAGAAAAGCTCTTTCTTAAATGTCTTGTTTATcctcaatatttctttttctattataGAGCCATCTTGAAGTAAAATGTTAGCCTAAACCTGAGAAGAATATtttagagtaattttttttgcaaCTGATGTACTTCTAGGCAGATCTTAGAAACTGGTGAAGCAGcctttttagagaaaaaaaatacttggttGGAAAACTACTGGCAAGCTTTATTCATAACTGTTTCTGATTTAATAGTGACCTGAGTCCTTCTGGCTTGCACCTTGTGTTCcttgcatttatttaataaagGGTTAAGtggagtttttaaaaagtttaggAACTGGAATAATCCAGAAAGTAGGTGGTGGCATAACTTCTATACTGCTTAGCAGTCCTTAGTGCCTTCCTCCTGTGTATCAGTACATTACTTTCTCCCTGCAAAATCTCTCAGTTTCTCACTTGCTTCTTCTAAGAAATAGATAATTAGGCAAAgttctgtttatattttatttatatggaAATTTCTGACTAATTACTCCAACAGAGCTTTTCCAAGTGTGAACTGCTGGCTACTAGGACTAAATCCAGCAGAGGcaagaaggaagaaatgctTTTGGTGGACTTTAAACTACTACTAAGCTCTCCACCTTTATGAATAAGGAGACGTATGCCCTACATGAACAGCTGCACTGTTGCATTTTCTCCTGTGCTCCCAAGCTTTGAAACCATCTGGGAAAATTCCAGGTCTTGCCAGCTGAGGACAATGAGGTGGTGTGTCCTACCTTTCACTGTGAGGAGAGTCTCGGTAGGAGTCGGGGGTCTCTCTCGCGTGCCGGAGGAAGCTGTGGCCGTCCCGTGGCCCGCCGATGCCATTGAGACGGCTCCggggccctgctgggctggcGTGCCTGCTGTTCTCCATGGAGGAGCTGACGAGCACCGAGTGGCTCTCAGAGAGGATGCTTTCAGTGTGGCCATTActccagctggagagcagcaaccaggaaaagagaaaggaggagtATGAGAGTGGGCTTTGGTGGCAAACGCATATGAGCGGTTcagccagggacaggaggggctCTGTTGCCACTCAGGACCTGCAGCATAACCTTTAGACTGGTAACTGGAGCTGCAGAGTTGAGCGAATTGTATGAATCCACAGGCATCAACAGGCACATGACTTTGCATGTATGGatgaaaggagagggaaggaggactTTCCAGTCATCAGAAGTGTCACTGATTTAGCAATTTGCATATACTAGAATTCACTGTGACAGTATTGGGATGCCATTCGGGTAATAAAGGTCTTTGTaaattcctgggaaaataaTTAGGTGACATGACAGCAAATATTGTTAATCTTAAAATGAATACACTATGAAGGGGGCATAGATCTTCCCTGGTTTGTTGTTTTACacactgttttggttttgcaacaGCAACAGATCAGATACTACAGCTGCTATTTGCCTTCCCCCTCCAGTACCTGTGGCTAGATGTCTGGGTGACTGTCACGGAGTGATGTGTTGTTGAGGTGTAATGGCTTGTAGAAAACGAGGTCTCTGTTTCTCGCTCGATGACATGCTCACTGGAGATTACATTTTTTGAAACGTACtgctgaaaaaacccagacaaaccTCAGGTTTACAAACTGTAATTCACAGCAAGTTTGTAGACACAATTCCCAATCCCTCCTTCCCAGATTTCAGCCTTTAACATGTGCCAAAGCACAAATTTTGTCACTTAAATACACGCAGAAACCATACTGACACACTTGAGCACATTCATGTTCACCTCAGTGTACATAGCCCATCTAGACTCAAACAGGAGGATATAAATGAGGAAAGGTCTGTGTCCCAATCAAaccataaaaatgtatttaacaaGGGAATGAGAAGTCCCAATAGACACCTGTGTGGAAAAGCAACCTCCCATTACCATCAGATACAccaaaaatactattttctgATGGAGAAGATGGCAGCAGTTTGTGATAGCaattttttctgtgtgaagaAAGCCAAGAGAAATCAGTcaccagcctgcagcaggtAGATGTTTAAAAGCTGTTGGGTAGGGTATCCTGGGGCACTGGCAGTCTAGGCTGAAACCCGTGCAGTGAAACCTACATTCACAAGCTGGACGTTGTCCGGCGGTGGGTTGGGGTGGTGAGGCCCATTGGCCATGTTCATCACGTTGTTCCTCTCCGAGCGCAGGCTCTGCCGAAGGCGGTCGTGCaactttttcctctgcttcctgtgcatgaaacacagaaacaatttTAACAGATAAAAGGAATGCAGCTGCCCCTTTCAGCATACTGATGTTGGTGATAATAATATAACATCACTTTTTTGCCAGAATTTTCTCCACTGCTGCTAGAGCTCAGAGTAACTCTGAAAACGGCAGGTCTAaatgcagctggagctgtgggaacCTGCACAGGGGGAAGGATATTTGGGATCCCTTCCAGGAGTCAGCAGGACACAGCGGGGACAGGAATaagtgagaagaaaaggaaagccaTTCCTAAGCAATGCTCTGTCTCAGGAGGAGCTCTTTTCTGCACTCAGAAGGGATGGCAGAGAGATTTTAACCCAGGCACCTTGACACCCTCACAAGAGGCCAAGGCAAAGTTTCTGACAGCCCATTGAGCTGCACTTCTTTGTTCACTACAAGGAGTCGAGGTGTCTGTGCCTCAGGGCTTGCTTGCAGACACTGGAACATGGTCTTTGTGATGTGGAAGTTACTTTTGGTGGGATTCATCCACTATCTCAACAGTGTACTTCAAAACCATAAATGTGTTAAAGAAGAGTGCAAAGGGAGCCTCAGAAATCCAAAGTGAGAGTATATGGGATAGGCCTGAGTCTGCAGGCTTCTGGAAGGTTTAGTTTCAGCAACATCAGGTTTGCTCTTGAAGCCTAATGATTACCAGGTGGATGCCATGGTGTTGGGGGCTTTCTCCAACATTCAGGTGGTgtcagggtcctttgctcccctgcacagctctgagccaagccaaaggaagagacggagttcttaggtttagatttttcaacgtcgcatacttcgtttattatttcttatcttacaattttctcggagtccgacaagatgttcgcagctgcatggattcctcacgtctccccccgagctgggctgtccttatcttttatactaattactacgtatttcttatttactatttcttaccaatgtctatcactattactaaaaaggtcatctttactttgacccaatcctcactaactactttgtgccacgtcaatgcagcaatggagtgagggaaggagaaggagaagaagaaggagacaacgccccagattctccatcttgtccccattcacttcaatgctaggaacctaaaattagtattttctcaccctgtgataagctaaactactatttttcacattcttgtggcctgtaaaccttctctcagtgtaggaagtttttcccatggactgagatcaaagccagtgtctctctgagctctgggctggggtcccagacccccctgcccaggtccctgaccctccagggcaaccaaaggaatgccctggactccaacaccatGGCTGCAAATGCATGTAGTAGAACTATCCATGCATTAATGACATGATCTCTGACTGACTTTGATGCTTCTACTCTTTCCTGTCCTTAGCTGCTATTTCCCCACTTGCTAAGAATATgtaagtcctgtgaggagcagctgagggagctggggttgtccagcctggagaagaggaggcacAGGGTGACCTTATCGCTatctacaactgcctgaaaggaggctgtaggcAGGTGGGtgttggcctcttctcccaggcaagtAGCAAGAGGccaagaagaaatggcctcaggctgtgccaggagaggttcaggttggacatcaggaggaatttcttcatgtaAAGGGTTATTAAGCATTGGAATAGACTGCCCAGAGTGGTAGTGGAGTCACCCTCTCTGGGGGTGTTCAAGACATGAGTGGTCATgacactcagtgccatggtctagttgcTAAGGCGGTGGTCAGTCAAAGCTTGGATGcgatctcaaaggtcttttccaatctaaatgattctgtgattctgtaatccTTTCAGCTTTCCTCAGAAGAAATTTTCAGAAGATCATTACAAGGTGTCAGCAGCAAAGTTTACAGCATAGTAGAACATGGCTAATCCGAGCACactaattaaaacaacaaaataaataaccAGAGAAAGGGCTATTCAATTTCAGacttaatttataaatattaccCCATTTTCTCTTATTACCCTGGAGAACCTCCACCTTACTGTCACGGAATCCAGGGCAGTGAAGGGAGGATGTAGGCTCCAACACTCTCTGGAATGCATACGACTTTAGCTGTGGCAAAAGCTAAAATACATACTAAGCTGTATGCAGAAGTGCAGATAGTGATGGCAGGATAGGACAGTGTAAGAGACAACTATTTTCAATCCTGTTTTGAACTCAAGGGGGCTGTTCCAAGCTTTACaaaaaaggaggagagagggcAATAAATATGTTGAAGCTTGATAGTCATGAAAGCTTAAAGACAATGAAAACATGACTTAACACACagcattttatatattttctctgtgtgtatgtgCCTGGATAGTGGAAAATGCTTGATTTGTATCACATC
Protein-coding sequences here:
- the NRG1 gene encoding pro-neuregulin-1, membrane-bound isoform isoform X11 is translated as MVKDLPNPPRYLCRCPNEFTGDRCQNYVMASFYKHLGIEFMEAEELYQKRVLTITGICIALLVVGIMCVVAYCKTKKQRKKLHDRLRQSLRSERNNVMNMANGPHHPNPPPDNVQLVNQYVSKNVISSEHVIERETETSFSTSHYTSTTHHSVTVTQTSSHSWSNGHTESILSESHSVLVSSSMENSRHASPAGPRSRLNGIGGPRDGHSFLRHARETPDSYRDSPHSERYVSAMTTPARMSPVDFHTPTSPKSRPSTMSPPASSLTVSIPSVAVSPFIEEERPLLLVTPLQLHEKYDHHLQQFNSFHHNATHESNSLPPSPLRIVEDEEYETTQEYEPAQEPPKKLTNSRRVKRTKPNGHISSRVEVDSDTSSESSSSETETEDERIGEDTPFLSVPNPGPASLEPASAFRLAEARTNPANRFSTPEELQARLSSVIANQDPIAV
- the NRG1 gene encoding pro-neuregulin-1, membrane-bound isoform isoform X2; amino-acid sequence: MSEVAADTFPSPSAQLSPDASLNGLPDEENMPGTQREDRRVQGIAGLAATCCACLEAERLKGCLNSEKICIAPILACLLSLCLCIAGLKWVFVDKIFEYDSPTHLDPGRIGQDPKSAVDPTALSAWVPSEVYASPFLVPSPKSKAEVTVHSDSSLVPSKPFLQPSLYNRILDVGLLSSAAPSLSPPALEPTTVSQAQATETNLQTAPKFSTSTSTTGTSHLTKCDIKQKAFCVNGGECYMVKDLPNPPRYLCRCPNEFTGDRCQNYVMASFYKHLGIEFMEAEELYQKRVLTITGICIALLVVGIMCVVAYCKTKKQRKKLHDRLRQSLRSERNNVMNMANGPHHPNPPPDNVQLVNYVSKNVISSEHVIERETETSFSTSHYTSTTHHSVTVTQTSSHSWSNGHTESILSESHSVLVSSSMENSRHASPAGPRSRLNGIGGPRDGHSFLRHARETPDSYRDSPHSERYVSAMTTPARMSPVDFHTPTSPKSRPSTMSPPASSLTVSIPSVAVSPFIEEERPLLLVTPLQLHEKYDHHLQQFNSFHHNATHESNSLPPSPLRIVEDEEYETTQEYEPAQEPPKKLTNSRRVKRTKPNGHISSRVEVDSDTSSESSSSETETEDERIGEDTPFLSVPNPGPASLEPASAFRLAEARTNPANRFSTPEELQARLSSVIANQDPIAV
- the NRG1 gene encoding pro-neuregulin-1, membrane-bound isoform isoform X3, with the protein product MSEVAADTFPSPSAQLSPDASLNGLPDEENMPGTQREDRRVQGIAGLAATCCACLEAERLKGCLNSEKICIAPILACLLSLCLCIAGLKWVFVDKIFEYDSPTHLDPGRIGQDPKSAVDPTALSAWVPSEVYASPFLVPSPKSKAEVTVHSDSSLVPSKPFLQPSLYNRILDVGLLSSAAPSLSPPALEPTTVSQAQATETNLQTAPKFSTSTSTTGTSHLTKCDIKQKAFCVNGGECYMVKDLPNPPRYLCRCPNEFTGDRCQNYVMASFYKAEELYQKRVLTITGICIALLVVGIMCVVAYCKTKKQRKKLHDRLRQSLRSERNNVMNMANGPHHPNPPPDNVQLVNQYVSKNVISSEHVIERETETSFSTSHYTSTTHHSVTVTQTSSHSWSNGHTESILSESHSVLVSSSMENSRHASPAGPRSRLNGIGGPRDGHSFLRHARETPDSYRDSPHSERYVSAMTTPARMSPVDFHTPTSPKSRPSTMSPPASSLTVSIPSVAVSPFIEEERPLLLVTPLQLHEKYDHHLQQFNSFHHNATHESNSLPPSPLRIVEDEEYETTQEYEPAQEPPKKLTNSRRVKRTKPNGHISSRVEVDSDTSSESSSSETETEDERIGEDTPFLSVPNPGPASLEPASAFRLAEARTNPANRFSTPEELQARLSSVIANQDPIAV
- the NRG1 gene encoding pro-neuregulin-1, membrane-bound isoform isoform X13; the encoded protein is MASFYKHLGIEFMEAEELYQKRVLTITGICIALLVVGIMCVVAYCKTKKQRKKLHDRLRQSLRSERNNVMNMANGPHHPNPPPDNVQLVNQYVSKNVISSEHVIERETETSFSTSHYTSTTHHSVTVTQTSSHSWSNGHTESILSESHSVLVSSSMENSRHASPAGPRSRLNGIGGPRDGHSFLRHARETPDSYRDSPHSERYVSAMTTPARMSPVDFHTPTSPKSRPSTMSPPASSLTVSIPSVAVSPFIEEERPLLLVTPLQLHEKYDHHLQQFNSFHHNATHESNSLPPSPLRIVEDEEYETTQEYEPAQEPPKKLTNSRRVKRTKPNGHISSRVEVDSDTSSESSSSETETEDERIGEDTPFLSVPNPGPASLEPASAFRLAEARTNPANRFSTPEELQARLSSVIANQDPIAV
- the NRG1 gene encoding pro-neuregulin-1, membrane-bound isoform isoform X9 yields the protein MLPLLSLLPLPLLLEILLLLLLPHDNYFPRLSRYQPQMLKPSLYNRILDVGLLSSAAPSLSPPALEPTTVSQAQATETNLQTAPKFSTSTSTTGTSHLTKCDIKQKAFCVNGGECYMVKDLPNPPRYLCRCPNEFTGDRCQNYVMASFYKHLGIEFMEAEELYQKRVLTITGICIALLVVGIMCVVAYCKTKKQRKKLHDRLRQSLRSERNNVMNMANGPHHPNPPPDNVQLVNQYVSKNVISSEHVIERETETSFSTSHYTSTTHHSVTVTQTSSHSWSNGHTESILSESHSVLVSSSMENSRHASPAGPRSRLNGIGGPRDGHSFLRHARETPDSYRDSPHSERYVSAMTTPARMSPVDFHTPTSPKSRPSTMSPPASSLTVSIPSVAVSPFIEEERPLLLVTPLQLHEKYDHHLQQFNSFHHNATHESNSLPPSPLRIVEDEEYETTQEYEPAQEPPKKLTNSRRVKRTKPNGHISSRVEVDSDTSSESSSSETETEDERIGEDTPFLSVPNPGPASLEPASAFRLAEARTNPANRFSTPEELQARLSSVIANQDPIAV
- the NRG1 gene encoding pro-neuregulin-1, membrane-bound isoform isoform X14 encodes the protein MASFYKAEELYQKRVLTITGICIALLVVGIMCVVAYCKTKKQRKKLHDRLRQSLRSERNNVMNMANGPHHPNPPPDNVQLVNQYVSKNVISSEHVIERETETSFSTSHYTSTTHHSVTVTQTSSHSWSNGHTESILSESHSVLVSSSMENSRHASPAGPRSRLNGIGGPRDGHSFLRHARETPDSYRDSPHSERYVSAMTTPARMSPVDFHTPTSPKSRPSTMSPPASSLTVSIPSVAVSPFIEEERPLLLVTPLQLHEKYDHHLQQFNSFHHNATHESNSLPPSPLRIVEDEEYETTQEYEPAQEPPKKLTNSRRVKRTKPNGHISSRVEVDSDTSSESSSSETETEDERIGEDTPFLSVPNPGPASLEPASAFRLAEARTNPANRFSTPEELQARLSSVIANQDPIAV